CGACTCTGCTTTCATCAGAGTACAGAGCATTAGAGGTACTAGTACTACATGCAACGCATCTCAACCGTTGAACTTCAATTATTATTTATTTATTTAGTTCTGTTACTTATGGTTCTTGCTCTGTTTCCTCTGTTTCTTTTTGGTTACAGATCAACTCTCTACACTAACAGTTCAAGTAAATGATCAAAACAAACGAAGAAGACAGATTCTGAACGAGTTTTTGGACCTTAAAGGTTAGCAATCCATTTAAACAAAAAAATATGATTTGTAACATAAGTAGAGTAGTTTCATCGGCTTCGATTTTGAAATTTGGTCAGGAAATATTCGTGTGTTTTGTCGAGTCAAACCCTTAGACTCCAAGAACTTGAGAGCACCGGTTGCTTCGGACACAAGAAACGTTTTCATCAAGTTAACAGAAAGCAAAAGGAAAACCTACAACTTTGACAGAGTTTTCCAACCTGATTCATCTCAAGGTATGTGGCTTTTATTTACTTTTGAGAAATTTCCATTATGACGTTATTTTCTTAGGACTCGTCCTTGCATTTTAGGCTATAGAATAATGTTTCACCTGGATATGTCCACTCCATAACGGCCTAAGACTGATTACACACATACATGAAAGTGTTGTTTATGATAGTATTCAAATTTTGTCAGATGATGTTTTCTTAGAGATTGAACCGGTAATCAAATCGGTTATCGATGGCTACAACGCTTGCATTTTTGCATATGGACAAACTGGTACTGGAAAAACTTTTACAATGGTAAGAAGGATTAACCTAAACATCTCTCTTTGACTTCATTTCTTGTTTCTTGAATCTCTTTAAGTTGATATATAATATTGTTTCAGGAGGGTCTTCCAGAATCACCAGGTATCGTTCCTCGAGCAATCAAGGGATTGTTCAAACAAGTCGAGGAAAGCAATCATAAGTTTGTAATCAAGTTTAGCATGCTTGAGATTTACATGGGGAATCTCAGAGACTTGCTTGTCTCTCAAGGAACTAAACCCATTGGTCCCATACCTCCAAGGTAATAATAACATGTGCAGATAATCTTCGATGATGGATATGATTTGGACTATATTAACTCAATGAGTTATGTTTCTTTGTTTCAGTCTTCTGATTCACACAGACGCAAAGGGAGAGATAGATATAGACAACTTAGTGACTCATAAAGTGAATGACTTTGATGAAGTCTTCAAGTTTTACAAATTAGGTTGTAGAAACAGAGCAACTGCCTTCACTAACTCTAACTCTGCATCCAGCAGATCACACTGGTAAGAAACTCGAAACTCGAAACTCGGTATCTTTTTTCTTTAAAATTCTGTTACATTATGTTCTTTGATCTTGACTTATGAAATAGTATGATCCGTGTATCGATTACTTGTGCTGGAGCTACTGAGAGACGGCGTGAAAGAAACAAGATTTGGCTAGTTGATCTTGGAGGAAGCGAGCGCGTGTTGAAAACTAAAGCAACTGGCCGCCGTTTTGATGAAGGCAAAGCCATTAATCTCTCTTTATCTGCTCTCGGAGATGTCATCAACTCTCTTCAACGCAAGAACGCTCACATTCCTTACAGGTAAACCTATCAGTTTCTTTTTTTTTTTGGTAACCCTTTAGGTCTCAATCTCTGACACATTTGAGTTTTATCTTGTTCTGTGATTCAGGAACAGCAAGCTCACACAAGTTCTGAAAGACTCTCTCGGTACCTAAAATCTTGCGAAAACTTCTGATTAGGCATGAGTGTTTTGGTTTGGGTATTTCAGTTTCATTTCCAAAATTTTAAAGTCGTTCGGGTATTTATAAAATTATGTTCGGTTTTGGTTCGGTTATTTCACTTTTTAGTTTGGTTTGGACAAAAAGGTTGGGAACGGGGTATTTAAAAAAAAGAAGCTATTTTGAATCTATAATACGGTTCCAGTATTTCGAATAATTTTGGATAATATTTAATATTTTGGTTTAAAAATATTTAGGTAATTTTGGATAAGTCGATTTATTAACAAGATTTTAAGATTCTTGGTTATTTTAAAAACTCAACATAACTAATATTATTTAATCTATAAACTATTATTTAGATATATCCGTACGGTACCTATTCGTTGCTGGATTTTTTGTTTTTTTTTTTTTTTTTTTTGTAACACATTCGTTGCTGGATTCAGTTTCTGATTTTTGGTGGAGATATAGGAACTGTATGGATATTTGTGAACATCGGTGTTTTGGTTCGGTTTTCGATTCTCGGTTAATCTGACCAGGTTTATTCTTGATCTTAACTGAAATGTTGTGTTCTGTTCTTGAAGAGTGGTTCGTGATTTTTCAGGGAAAGACTCTAAGACACTGGTGCTTGTTCATATCGGCCGGAAAGAAGATGATCTGTGTGAAAGCATATGCTCTTTAGATTTCGCAACGAGGGCAAAGAACGTTCATTTAGGTCAGGAGGAATCAAAGGTAATGGAATTCAATAACTTGCCTAACACGTTAACTTACTTTAGAGTGTGTTACACTTTCTGATGGGTTAACTATTCATTCGACGCGTAGGAAGAACAAGAGAAAAAGGAGGCTGTGATGATGAATCTGCAGAAGACGATGGAAACGATCGAGAAAGATCGCGAGACAATGTTAAAAGAGATCAGATATCTAAACGAGACATTAGAGAAACTCTCTGGTAAGCCTCATGTTACTGAAGAAGCAGAAGAAGTGGATGAGATAAGAGAAGAGATTCAAGTTACTCCAAAATTAAGGAGAAACAAATCAAGACGTGCTTCAGATGTTTTTTGTAGCTTCATGAGACCAACAGCTAGCAGCAACCGAAGATTATCAGGTGCAGATTTTAGCCCAATCTCCAATAGTCCAGGTTCCAAGTCAAGAAGGAACTCAATGGCCCATGTCCGATCTGAGTCTGTGTGTCTTCCTATGACGAAGAACGTATATGATTCTCTGTGTGACTCATCAGAGAGGAGTGTTTCAAAGTCCACTTGCGCTATGAGTCAGAATAGAACAGATGATGCAGCAACAGTTTATAGTCAGGACATATCTGAATGTGATATCAAGTTGGTCGTGTCTGAGCACAAGACAGAAGTGCAACAGAAGGGGCAAGGATCTGCGAGAAAAGCTTGTTCCAAGATCGGTATCTTTGAGAAAAATGTCAACCAGAAAACAGAGTTTTCAAGAATTAACAGTTGGCTTCGTTCGCAATCCGAAAATAGGATTTGCGTGCTTGACAAGAAACCACGCAGACTAAACAAAAACATATCTTTGGGAAGGTCATCTAACGGTAATAAAACATTGGGAGACATAGAAGAGTCCAAAACAGAGGAAGCAGGGATTAAACATCCACTGATGCTTAAAGATCTGTCTGAGATGGAGTATATGTGCTCTGCCGAAACAGAGGATCAGATACTGTCCAAATACCCAAACCCTAGCGAGGAAGACAATGCATCTCTTCATCATCTTCCAAGTTTCCGATACGATGGACTTGGCCAACACATCGACGATGCATGGTTTGGAGTCGCTCGAAGCGCGAATAGAGAGGAGCAAGATTCACATGCCTCAGGCTTGCTATTAGAACTCAAGCAGCCCTTACCGAATTCTCAGAGAGGATTGGCGTTTGTGGAGGAAGTAGTTCCACCATTACTTAGGCCACAAGGAATCTTTGTCGAGAGAGGTAAACTATTTGGATCCATGTTTTGTGTCTTTGGTTTAGATCTTGCAAACGAAACGCTTGTTCTGTTTTTTTTTTTGTCTTTCTGAGATTCCGTTTTTGGTTGCAGGAAGAGGCGCTCATACGTTTATGCAGAAACTTGAGGCATTATGCTACCGTACACTTGTTGGAGTAGGGCTTATTGATGTGAGCTATGGTAGTGACTTCTTCAACGGGTTAACGCAGTAAAGTTATGTGTAATGATTTGAAAACATGTCTTTTTTTGGGGTAATGGCAAAAGGTTTTTTTGTCTTCTTAGAGAAAAAGATGGTCTCCTTGTACTAGAGTAAGTTTATATTTTTTTAAAAAAGACTATTATGGAATCAATTGAAGCATCAGTGATATTCATGATGTGTAATCTAGTTGTCTTGTCTTTTTTTTTTGGATGATCTATTTGATCAAACTCTCTGTTTCAGATTGATATTGTTGGAATCAGTTCTAGGCATTATGATCAAGAAGTGGTTTCAGCCCAAGCCTCATTGTATTCTGATGTATCTTTTTAACTTTACATCTTTGATTACATGCAGCTGCTTGCGATTCTTATGCATTTTAGTCGCAATGAGGAAGCAAAACTTTGTGGTTAATGATAGTATATGAAAACAAGTAGAACTGGTAGTTTACAAATTACACACATTAAAATTAGGAAAAGGGTTAATTAGAAAATTAATAGTACACCCCACTTGTGGAGTAGTTACTTTAACTTAAGTGTAGCTTGCAGGCAATGGCAAGCCCTTGACGATGCCACAGAGGTTAGTGTTGAGGGGGATGTTGTACTCGTCCCTTAGCGATTTCTCCGGTGAGAGAACACTCACATACAATTGTTGTCCAAGGTATCTCCTCTCCAAGTTCTCAGACCTGATGTTCCACATACCCGCGTTGTCGAATGTCAATAGGATAGCTGACCAAGACATGGGGTAAACTTGGACTGTGTGTCTGCTAACCGCATCCAGCAAGTTGTAGTTCTTTCTCTTTTCAGGTGTCCACCTCCCTGGCTCAGATCTAAAAAAAAGTTCCCATAAAGTATCACAAAGTTAGAGGTTTTTTTTTCTGAAAACCAGGAGGTTCAGGACCGAAGCCCGTAATCCCCTAGGTCCGAAATCACATCATGTAATATTAGTTTTGTCCTATCGGTCATTCGAACCGGGAACCTTAGACACAATTGTCAGGGTAGATAGATAAAGATAAGGGATCAGAAGATGCTTACGCGACTGCGAAGAAGGAGTAACCATCCAAATGGAATGATTCCATGCTCTTCTCATGGTTCTCGAAAATGATCTCTACAAAAGTACGGAAAGTGATGTTGAGCACATTAGGCTGCACGGTCAATGCGGTGATTTGTGCTGCAGGCTCGTCCTTGATGACGTCGTACTTGAACACCTTCTCTGCCATCTGGAAGTACTCAGCCAGCTTCAAAGGAGTCTCGGTGTCAACGTGTGATACACCGTTGAAGCCATACCTAACTTTACCGTCCACAACGTTCTTAGTGTTGACAAGCTTGATGCTACGTGTGATGTTGATCTTTCCATAATGGTATGATCCCTGCGGGTTAGGCCTTGCAGCACTAGCGGTGAGGTTCCATCTGAAAGATCTGAACTGGTTCAACGACCAAGCCCAACCAACAGGAGTCTTGGGAAGCTCTGTTGAGGCCTGGACGTTGCTTCCTGCGTACCGGATCACACCAACCGTGCTTAATTCCTTTTTCAAGAACCTAGTGGATGCAACCATGTAGTAGTCCTTAGCTTCCTGGTTAGCAGTGACAAGAACTGAAAAGCACTGGCCAACATGTACATCGAGTGAGTCATAGTCGTTTTGAAGGACATGAGAGCCTTCCATCTCCACAAGCTTCATCTTGTGATTCTGGATCCTGAAGTTGAGAGTAGACTTGAATCCAACATTGCATAGCCTGTACTTGTATGTCTTTCCTGGCTTCATCGTGAACAAAGGCTCGTTCTTTCCACCAACCTTTCCGGACTTTCCGTTGATCAAAACACCATTAGGCAATCCAAGGGTACGTCCACTGTCAAGGAAGTTCTTGAGAGCGGTGTGGCCACTTGTGTACCAGTCATTGATAAGGACAGTGTAATCATCCTCAGGGTCAGCGTAAGGAACGGGAATAAGGAGACGACTGTTGACACGGAGACCACCAAACCCACCAGCAAAACGGTGGAGAGAAGTGGTCGGGTAGTAGAAGTAGGAACCGATCTGGTCCTTAGGTTGGAAATGGTATGTAAAGTTCTGTCCTGCTGGGATGGGACATGAAGTCCCAGCCACACCATCTTGCCAGCAATTCTTCCTGTGCTGGATCCCACTCCTGCAACCACGTTCCACCATTAGTACTCATATTACATAGGAGTCAGTCAAAGAACAGACTTGTTTTGCCTTAAAGCTGGACAGACCGGACAAGGTATTCTCTTACAGCAACCCTAATTAGCCTTGCAGAATTAAACCGAACATAATAAAAAAAAATTGGTTTTCGGTTCGATTCGGATTTTGAGTTTGGTATAGTTAGGATTTGAAAATACTTTCGATTTGGCACTCAGTTAGTTGGGTTTCAAAGAAAATATATCAGTTAGTTGGTTTTCAAAGAAAATAGAGTACTACATTTTTTTTTTTTAAAATAACCAAATTATCCAAAATAACCAAACTAATAAAAATAACTGATTTAACCAAAAATAACAAAAAAATAGCTGAGTTTTTTTTAAAATTAAACCAAAATTAAATCGAAACCAAAAATCAGTTATTATTAATAAAATTTTAAAAACCAAAAACTACCAAAACAATACAAACCGAATTCTTTTGGGTTCAATTTGGTGAGATTGTGGCCAAACCGAACTAACCGAAAACGAATAAACCGAAAAGAGAAAACCGTAGGGCTAACCCTATTAAGATCTACTAAGACCATAATCTAACAAAGAATAGGGACTATATAGTTAAGTTACCAGGTCAAGAGGAAAGGCTCGTCGAGGTTGTTGAAGACATTGACGACGACGTTGTTGTTAGAGGTTGAGTTTAGGTTAGGACCAGGAAACTGACCGTTGATGAGAATCACCTTTTGGGGAACGCCGAGAGGTGAGGTAGTTCCATAAGTCACGTTCCATGTATAGAAGAAGTAAGGATCGCCTGCGTTCACTATCGCCACCGTAGAGACAAGGCAGACCAACACCGTCAATAACCTCCCCTCCATATTATTATATATTCTGTGTTACGTATAACTAACCCTTTCCTACAAAAAATAAAAGAAAAAAAAATACTTCTATTGATTCCCCCTCAAAAGCAAGTTTTGCTGTGGATGAATCCTCTTGTCGTTTGGGTGATTCGAAGTATTTATGCAGGGAAAACATAACTTATTTTGCAAGGTATTGTTGCCATATTTTACGCTCCATCTCTAATTCGA
The DNA window shown above is from Brassica oleracea var. oleracea cultivar TO1000 chromosome C3, BOL, whole genome shotgun sequence and carries:
- the LOC106334144 gene encoding L-ascorbate oxidase homolog — encoded protein: MEGRLLTVLVCLVSTVAIVNAGDPYFFYTWNVTYGTTSPLGVPQKVILINGQFPGPNLNSTSNNNVVVNVFNNLDEPFLLTWSGIQHRKNCWQDGVAGTSCPIPAGQNFTYHFQPKDQIGSYFYYPTTSLHRFAGGFGGLRVNSRLLIPVPYADPEDDYTVLINDWYTSGHTALKNFLDSGRTLGLPNGVLINGKSGKVGGKNEPLFTMKPGKTYKYRLCNVGFKSTLNFRIQNHKMKLVEMEGSHVLQNDYDSLDVHVGQCFSVLVTANQEAKDYYMVASTRFLKKELSTVGVIRYAGSNVQASTELPKTPVGWAWSLNQFRSFRWNLTASAARPNPQGSYHYGKINITRSIKLVNTKNVVDGKVRYGFNGVSHVDTETPLKLAEYFQMAEKVFKYDVIKDEPAAQITALTVQPNVLNITFRTFVEIIFENHEKSMESFHLDGYSFFAVASEPGRWTPEKRKNYNLLDAVSRHTVQVYPMSWSAILLTFDNAGMWNIRSENLERRYLGQQLYVSVLSPEKSLRDEYNIPLNTNLCGIVKGLPLPASYT
- the LOC106334182 gene encoding kinesin-like calmodulin-binding protein homolog yields the protein MERRRSKPVQNLPETIHSLIGLKSHLTSSWVKSVSNIAKNVSSSSEISSTSKDEDDSAFIRVQSIRDQLSTLTVQVNDQNKRRRQILNEFLDLKGNIRVFCRVKPLDSKNLRAPVASDTRNVFIKLTESKRKTYNFDRVFQPDSSQDDVFLEIEPVIKSVIDGYNACIFAYGQTGTGKTFTMEGLPESPGIVPRAIKGLFKQVEESNHKFVIKFSMLEIYMGNLRDLLVSQGTKPIGPIPPSLLIHTDAKGEIDIDNLVTHKVNDFDEVFKFYKLGCRNRATAFTNSNSASSRSHCMIRVSITCAGATERRRERNKIWLVDLGGSERVLKTKATGRRFDEGKAINLSLSALGDVINSLQRKNAHIPYRNSKLTQVLKDSLGKDSKTLVLVHIGRKEDDLCESICSLDFATRAKNVHLGQEESKEEQEKKEAVMMNLQKTMETIEKDRETMLKEIRYLNETLEKLSGKPHVTEEAEEVDEIREEIQVTPKLRRNKSRRASDVFCSFMRPTASSNRRLSGADFSPISNSPGSKSRRNSMAHVRSESVCLPMTKNVYDSLCDSSERSVSKSTCAMSQNRTDDAATVYSQDISECDIKLVVSEHKTEVQQKGQGSARKACSKIGIFEKNVNQKTEFSRINSWLRSQSENRICVLDKKPRRLNKNISLGRSSNGNKTLGDIEESKTEEAGIKHPLMLKDLSEMEYMCSAETEDQILSKYPNPSEEDNASLHHLPSFRYDGLGQHIDDAWFGVARSANREEQDSHASGLLLELKQPLPNSQRGLAFVEEVVPPLLRPQGIFVERGRGAHTFMQKLEALCYRTLVGVGLIDVSYGSDFFNGLTQ